The Streptomyces sp. NBC_00162 genome window below encodes:
- a CDS encoding ABC transporter permease subunit, producing MTMAATTAVLWAEWTKIRTISSSMWTLTAAFFSTIGLGALLSVILGGEFDTLGAAEQAAFDPVMTSFIGMGLGQLAMITFGVLVVSSEYGTGMIRTTLAAVPQRGLLYCAKAAAAAVPGLAVGMATSVATFFVGQALLGDHGASLGDPGVLRAVTGAGVYLTLMLLFAVGVATMLRKAVLSLSVLMAYFFMIAPIFNFVPATRKVGFFFPDQAGTSVMQVVQQADGPPYGPWAGLGIMALWAAASLAGGYFALKRNDA from the coding sequence ATGACCATGGCCGCAACCACGGCCGTCCTCTGGGCGGAGTGGACGAAGATCCGGACCATCAGCTCATCGATGTGGACGCTGACGGCCGCGTTCTTCTCGACCATCGGCCTCGGTGCGCTCCTGAGCGTCATCCTGGGCGGCGAGTTCGACACCCTCGGCGCCGCGGAGCAGGCCGCCTTCGACCCGGTGATGACCAGCTTCATCGGCATGGGCCTCGGTCAGCTCGCGATGATCACCTTCGGCGTCCTGGTGGTCAGCAGCGAGTACGGCACGGGGATGATCCGCACCACGCTCGCCGCCGTGCCACAGCGCGGCCTGCTGTACTGCGCCAAGGCCGCGGCCGCCGCCGTACCGGGCCTGGCCGTGGGCATGGCCACCAGCGTCGCGACGTTCTTTGTCGGCCAGGCGCTCCTCGGTGACCACGGTGCCTCCCTCGGCGACCCCGGTGTGCTGCGGGCGGTCACCGGCGCCGGGGTGTACCTGACGCTCATGCTGCTGTTCGCGGTCGGCGTCGCCACGATGCTGCGCAAGGCGGTGCTCTCCCTCAGCGTCCTGATGGCCTACTTCTTCATGATCGCGCCGATCTTCAACTTCGTGCCCGCGACCAGGAAGGTCGGCTTCTTCTTTCCCGACCAGGCGGGCACGAGCGTCATGCAGGTGGTGCAGCAGGCGGACGGGCCGCCGTACGGCCCGTGGGCAGGGCTCGGCATCATGGCGCTGTGGGCCGCGGCCTCCCTGGCGGGC